The Pseudomonadota bacterium region CATTTTGAAGGACTGATAAGTTTTGCAAATTGATATGTTATCATCGGATAAGGTTCTGTCCAGTATAGATAATGACTTGCCATGCCATCTGTAAGAAGGTTAGTGTGATTCACTTTAACGGGTAGTTTTTCCTGAGTCAACGGAACAAGGTTTACCGCACTTAACAACCCGCTAAGATTTTTTAGGGATTCCGGCTCCATTCCATATAGATACAGCACATTCCCCTTTTGTATCCAGTTCTTCCACTCAACTAAATTCCGCCCGGTTTTTTCGAAATCTGCAGCTTTTATTACCTTAATTGTTTTTGCATTCTTTCTTAATGAATTATCTATCTCTACACCCATTTCCTTCAAATTATTTTTCAAATTCTCCGGCAGAATTACTATGCTTTGCTTTCCATTCTTTCGCAGGCTGAAGCCTGCGGCTATCATCAGATCTTTTCCATTCTGATGTCCACTTTCGCGATTCGCGATTCGCGATTCGCATTTGCTCTGCGTTTTTCGATCCATATACCGGAGCATGCGAAACAACAATTCCGCTGCTATTGGTTCATTCCAGAATTTTTCTACTAAAGGAAGTTGACAAAAAACCGTATTACCATTGCCCTGTGATTGCTCTATAAGGGGCGAATAGATGAGACCACCGGTACCGCCGCCGATCAAAAGCGGCTTGTAGCTTCCACCTGTCGGGAGATTGAAGTCTTTATAAGAAATGACCATGTCTGGTGCCCATAGCTGAAAATCCTTCTCTTTCAAAAACTCCATGACAGGGTGATGCAAGGATCGTATAAAACCGATAGCTGTAGAATGACGGGTATTGAGCGTCAAACCACCCGGAAAATCGAAAGGATAATGCTCCTGGTCAAGCAAAAGTGTCGATAAGTCCCTTTTTTTCATGCGTTGTTGAAGTTTCTGAACATCTGAATAACTCAAACCGGTAAGAGCACGCCGCCCCACAACCAGCATTTCAATATTTTCATACTTACCTATTGTATTTACTCTCCTGTGGGGTATTTTTAACCTTTTGAAAAGAGATGCTGTATCCCCTTGGGGATCGAAAAGCCCAACCATGCTCATTTTTTTCCATGGCAACATCTCTGGTTTCGGATACGCTGAGATTTGATAGTTGAATTGGTCGTATACTTTTCCTGTTCCATTATCTTCAATTATCTCCCCGGAGATGTTGTATGTTAAAGGCTTTTCAACTTCAGGGACATTAAATTCTATTTCGAATGACTGCATCTCCCCGGGAGGGACAAGAAATGGCCCCAGTTTCTTCCGATATAACGGTCTCTCTTTTTCGTCTTTAACAGCATATTGAAAATAAAGGTTCTTTGTCTCCCTCAAATCGTTTACAATTACCCCTGACCATTTTAGCGTGCTCTTCCCATAAAATCGTTCAAACCTTTCAGGATAAAAAATTATTTTTATAGGCTTCAGGGCTTCTTTCAAGGCTTCATTCGCCTTCTCTCCTGCCGGAGGGTTCCATGGATTGATCATGGCAACATCCATGGCTCTCGCCGCTTCAATGCTGTGTTTCCATGTTTCTGCCTGGGTTTTATCTCTGATTGTAAGGTAATTGTTATATGCCTCATCCCCGAAAAGAATTGAATCCATATATGGCTCACCGCCATCGAAATAGCCAATTTCACCAAGATCAAGAGGCTTTTTCTTATCCCACGACCACAACTGATTAGGTTTTTTATACCAGAATGAATCAATACGTATGCCTGACGCCTGATTCTGGCTCATGGCTGATAGTTCATGGTTCATAACTGATGGGTCGGCTTGCTGGCTTGCCCGCTTGCCCGTTTGCCCGCTTGTTGGTTGAAGGTTACCTCCTATCTTCGTAACTGCGTAACCTCGTAACCTCGCATCTTCCGCCTCTCCCCTGACCCCTGACCCTTGACTCCTGACCATTGTCTCTCTCAGCCACCAGGCATCCTTCGGATATTTATTCCAGAAGGGTAATTCGTGTGGATAATGGAGACTTAATATATCCGCTATTCCACCCGGATCGTCCCCACCGTTAAAAAGGATAGGCCTTGTTGGATCCCACAACTTTACTTTTTTACCAAGCTCAGCAAACTTTGTCTCAGCCCTCATGCCATGACTATACTCAACACATTCATTTTCAATACTGTAAGCAACAACTGAAGGATGGTTTTTCAGTTTATTAACGAGCCCCTTCCAGTGGATCGCGGCATTCTCAAAAAATACATCACTTTCATAATTATTCTGTACAACATAGGATCCGTTAATTGCAGATTCCGCCACTACCATCATACCCATTCTGTCGGCAAGCTCGTAATACCATTCAGGAAAAATATTGGCATGAAAACGGACTGTATTTAAATTAAGTTCTTTCAGCCTCATGAGCAATGTTCTCAGTTCATCGGGCTTCATGCCATTGTTGCTCGTTGAGGCGGTAAAAAGGTGAATCTTTTTGTCGTTTAAAGACAGTTCATGGTTCTTCATTGTTACCTGTCTATATCCAAAAGGAATTACCCTGTGAAACAACAGTTTGTCATCAGAACTCCTTGCCTCAAGAACCATCTCGTATATGGCAGGGTTATTGGGTTCCCATCTTTCTAATCCTTCTGCATTAAGAAATATCTCAAAACCTCCCTCCTTACCTGTTTCTACCTCATATTTTCCAACAGCTTTTTTTTCCGGCGCCCCTTTTACTGAAATACTTACCTCGATTAACCTCTTTTCGCTTGAAAACCCCTGAATGTTTCCCCGAACTTTAATCTTGCCTTCGTTCACCAGGGATTCAATAAATACTTCGGTGACATTGACTTCCTTAACCACTTCGAGCCAGACATCATCCCACATCCCGAACTGGCTGTAATTACCACCCATTGGTGAAATGGTTTTAAACCAGATTGACCTGTCGAAAGGGCTTGCAACTGCAAAATCAACAGTTGGGGCAATCCCCTTTTCAGGTATTAACGGCTTTGACAAATCTGTCAGGGTTTCCATTTCTATCCCGGATGTCCAATCCTGAACAACAACAATAAGTTCATTCGACTCTTTCAGATACTCCGTCAACTCCGTTGAAAACGGTTCAAGCGTTGGCCCGTGACTGCCCGCATAATTACCGTTGAGATATATCTGACAGGCAAAGCTGACCCCTTTGAAATGCAGATAAGCCTTTTCGCCAACCCCATTAACGGGGTGTTTAAATGTTTTTCTGTATGCTGCAAAATGACTTCCCGGATTCCCTTCATGTGCGGGTATCCTGACCTCTTTCCATTTTTCACCCGGAAATCCTTTCAACGCTCTTTCATTAAGGTAATTAAATCCCCCCTCAACATCACTCTTTTCCCAGATACCGTTAAGAGAGAAAATAACAGGATACATTCCTTCGCTTTCTCCCCTGACCAGGCTAAACGGAGTTAAAATAAAAAACAGCAGCATGGCAAGGAGCCACACTGCTGTCTGTCTGGTTTTAATCATTATCATTTATACCCGGAAATAATCATCAAACCTTTAGTAAATCGTCCGCCTTTTTGGCGTCGTTTAAGAACATCTGTACCGTTTCTTTTGAATATGGATGGACAATCATTCCTTCTATCAGATTCGGTGCAACCGTAACAATATGGGCACCCGCTTCGAGCCATTCTATCACATTCAACACTTCTCGTGTTGACCCAACAATAATTTGAGATTTCAAATCGAATTGATCAAGGACATTCCTTAGTTTAGTAATTTCTCCACAAGCATTGTAGCCCATGTTATTTACTCTTCCGCCAAATATAGAAACATATGTCGCACCTGCCAGGGAAGCCAATAAGCACTGCTGCGCACTCATCATTGCAGTACAATTAATCCTTACATTATGCCCTGTTTCAAGTTCATGAATAGCTTCGAGGTTATCTAATTCACCATCAGGGCCATGAATAGTTATTTTTACATTAATGTTTTCCGCCCATTGTGCAAACTCCCTTGCCTGCTCAATCATTTTCGCTTTATCATTTGTTGTTACTTCAACGGATAGCGGGTAAGGATATATCGTTTTTGCAATCTCAATAGACCTCTTTTTAATTCCCTCCATTCCCCCTGTTACCCCGTCTTTCAAAAGTATTGTAGGGTTCGTGGTAACACCCCTGATAATCCCCATTTTCATATACTTCTCAACTTCGCTGATTTTACCTGTGTCTAAAAATATAGCCATTATGTTGCCTCCTGTTTTCGTAAAATGTAAATCGTAATACGTTAAAAGTTTATCTAATTGAATTCTTTAAAGACTTTTGCAGCCCAGTTATCATTTTACTGATATTTTCAAGATTGTTTTCGAGGTTTGATTTCTCTGCGTCCGTCAAATAACCAAGTCTATAAGCAATTTCAAGCTGAGTATCAACCTCGCTCGCTGAACCTTGCGCCATATGCAGGAACTGAATAAATTCTTTTTTGGTTTGCCGGCCAGCACCTTCTGCAATATTACTTGTTATTGAAACTACAGCCCTTCTTAGTTGCCCTGTTAATATGAATTCTTCCGATTTTGGAAAGCTTTTAGTCATTTCATAAACATTAATGACAAAATCAATGCTCTTATTCCAGACATCAAGTCTTCTATGCGGTCTCATAAACAATCCCGTTAATAGTGAATCGTGAAACGTGAATAGCGAAAACCATCAGATTCATTATTCAACATTTTACGTTTTACGTTTCACGGTTTACGGTTTATGGCTTCACCGATTCCCACTTCATCTCATACTTCTGTATATCCGGATGAGAGACTATCAGGTGCCAGACTACACCCTGAAATGCTTCCGTGTGGGGTGTCACTGTTTCTGGGCTAATAGTTGGAATTACAACGCACGCATCAGCCACTTTGGCGGTATACCCGCCATCCCTGCCCACAATACCAAAAACTTTTGCTCCAACTTCTTTTGCAAATTGGAGTGCTTTGACAATATTGGGACTAATATTCTTTTCAAGATTTCCACCACCAACAGAAAAAACAAAGACACCATCGCTATCCCTTAATCTGCTCCCTTTCAGCCATT contains the following coding sequences:
- a CDS encoding transaldolase; protein product: MAIFLDTGKISEVEKYMKMGIIRGVTTNPTILLKDGVTGGMEGIKKRSIEIAKTIYPYPLSVEVTTNDKAKMIEQAREFAQWAENINVKITIHGPDGELDNLEAIHELETGHNVRINCTAMMSAQQCLLASLAGATYVSIFGGRVNNMGYNACGEITKLRNVLDQFDLKSQIIVGSTREVLNVIEWLEAGAHIVTVAPNLIEGMIVHPYSKETVQMFLNDAKKADDLLKV
- a CDS encoding four helix bundle protein, which gives rise to MRPHRRLDVWNKSIDFVINVYEMTKSFPKSEEFILTGQLRRAVVSITSNIAEGAGRQTKKEFIQFLHMAQGSASEVDTQLEIAYRLGYLTDAEKSNLENNLENISKMITGLQKSLKNSIR
- a CDS encoding SIS domain-containing protein; this encodes MKYIEQYLNEVHKVVDGIARGQIEKMIVLLVDIRKNGGRLFFVGVGGGAGNASHAVNDFRKIAGIESYAPTDNISELTARINDDGWDSSFVKWLKGSRLRDSDGVFVFSVGGGNLEKNISPNIVKALQFAKEVGAKVFGIVGRDGGYTAKVADACVVIPTISPETVTPHTEAFQGVVWHLIVSHPDIQKYEMKWESVKP